In Halococcus hamelinensis 100A6, a single genomic region encodes these proteins:
- a CDS encoding DNA topoisomerase VI subunit B, translating into MPSLQSTLDDGGVAAELAEGQRAISIAEFFEKNKHMLGFDSGARGLVTAVKEAVDNALDAAEEAGHLPDIYVEIEEVGDYYRLVVEDNGPGITAEQLPKVFGKLLYGSRFHKREQARGQQGIGISAAVLYSQLTSGKPAKITSRTGGGEAKYFELIIDTDTNEPEVSVEETTTWDRPHGTRIELEMDANMRARGQLRDYIKHTAVVNPHARIELREPGGEFKAERATDDLPAETEEIRPHPHGVELGTLLKMLDDTDSYSLSGFLQEEFTRVGKKTAANVIAAFNDRHYGREMAWRTPHDGAAVEAAVTDVVANKSAEDVDAFATHIAEAVGERDRLAHHELDALVRTAAGETNAETGTTFGETVCEKAVAATWDVIRENRESDLYELADDATSTRKDGSTIEPFADRLAAKFEGGRDRLRRDELAEYVDRAAAMTEERDDVSFGETARENVVEAVWEVCRAVPDDPPTVTEVAGDRDTASALLDAMSATDIIAPPTDCLSPITAELVRSGLEKEFDADFYASATRDAGVHGGDPFIVEAGIAYGGELGAEGNVQLMRFANRVPLVYQRGACATTDVIKSIGWRNYGLDQPGGSGMPNGPCVIMVHVASTNVPFTSESKDAIANVPGIEDEIELAVREAARELKSYLKKRQSMQQRRQKQDVLGAILPEMATKLADVTEREELDIDDSLARIMNNVLVERRVEDDHVELVVENHSSTGESPELTEIVSAEPTAVSDGARVVEMDGEWFIKWSPEVSGNDEATLEYDLADADAAFDLDVTGIEAEKLTVNA; encoded by the coding sequence ATGCCATCCCTCCAATCCACGCTCGACGATGGGGGGGTCGCCGCGGAGCTCGCGGAGGGCCAGCGCGCGATCTCCATCGCCGAGTTCTTCGAGAAGAACAAGCACATGCTCGGGTTCGACAGCGGTGCCCGGGGCCTCGTCACCGCCGTGAAGGAGGCGGTCGACAACGCGCTCGACGCCGCCGAGGAGGCCGGCCACCTCCCCGACATCTACGTCGAGATCGAGGAGGTCGGCGACTACTATCGATTGGTGGTCGAGGACAACGGTCCGGGGATCACCGCCGAACAGCTCCCGAAGGTCTTCGGAAAGCTCCTCTACGGCTCGCGGTTCCACAAACGCGAACAGGCCCGGGGCCAGCAGGGGATCGGTATCTCGGCGGCGGTTCTCTACAGCCAACTGACGAGCGGGAAACCCGCGAAGATCACGAGTCGCACGGGGGGCGGCGAGGCGAAGTACTTCGAGCTCATCATCGATACCGATACCAACGAACCCGAGGTCTCGGTCGAGGAGACGACGACCTGGGACCGGCCTCACGGGACGCGGATCGAGCTCGAGATGGACGCGAACATGCGCGCCCGCGGCCAGCTCCGGGACTACATCAAACACACCGCGGTGGTGAACCCCCACGCCCGGATCGAGCTCCGCGAACCCGGCGGCGAGTTCAAGGCCGAACGCGCCACCGACGACCTCCCCGCCGAGACCGAGGAGATCCGCCCGCATCCGCACGGGGTCGAGCTCGGAACGCTGTTGAAGATGCTCGACGACACCGACTCCTACAGCCTCTCGGGCTTCCTCCAGGAGGAGTTCACCAGGGTCGGGAAGAAGACCGCCGCGAACGTCATCGCGGCGTTCAACGACCGCCACTACGGTCGCGAGATGGCGTGGCGAACGCCCCACGACGGCGCGGCGGTCGAGGCCGCGGTCACCGACGTGGTGGCGAACAAAAGCGCCGAGGACGTCGACGCGTTCGCCACCCACATAGCCGAGGCCGTCGGGGAGCGCGACCGACTCGCACATCACGAACTCGACGCCCTCGTGCGGACGGCGGCGGGCGAGACCAACGCCGAAACTGGCACGACGTTCGGCGAGACGGTGTGTGAGAAGGCCGTCGCGGCGACGTGGGACGTGATTCGGGAGAACCGCGAGAGCGACCTCTACGAGCTCGCCGACGACGCGACGAGCACCCGAAAGGACGGTTCGACCATCGAACCGTTCGCCGACCGGCTGGCCGCGAAGTTCGAGGGCGGGCGCGACCGCCTCCGGCGCGACGAGCTCGCCGAGTACGTCGACCGCGCGGCGGCGATGACCGAGGAGCGCGACGACGTCTCGTTCGGCGAGACCGCCCGCGAGAACGTCGTCGAGGCCGTCTGGGAGGTCTGTCGGGCGGTGCCCGACGACCCGCCGACGGTCACGGAAGTGGCCGGCGACCGCGACACCGCGAGCGCGCTGTTGGACGCGATGAGCGCGACGGACATCATCGCGCCGCCGACCGACTGCCTCTCGCCGATCACCGCCGAGCTCGTGCGCTCGGGTCTCGAAAAGGAGTTCGACGCGGACTTCTACGCCTCGGCGACGCGGGACGCGGGCGTTCACGGCGGCGACCCGTTCATCGTCGAGGCGGGCATCGCCTACGGCGGCGAGCTCGGAGCCGAGGGGAACGTCCAGCTCATGCGCTTCGCCAACCGCGTTCCCCTGGTCTACCAGCGCGGCGCGTGTGCGACGACCGACGTGATCAAGTCGATCGGCTGGCGGAACTACGGTCTCGACCAGCCCGGCGGGTCGGGGATGCCGAACGGGCCGTGCGTCATCATGGTCCACGTCGCCTCGACCAACGTGCCCTTCACCAGCGAATCGAAGGACGCCATAGCGAACGTCCCCGGGATCGAAGACGAGATCGAACTCGCGGTCCGTGAGGCCGCCCGCGAACTCAAGAGCTACCTGAAAAAGCGCCAGTCGATGCAACAGCGCCGCCAAAAGCAGGACGTGCTCGGGGCGATCCTCCCCGAGATGGCGACGAAGCTCGCCGACGTCACCGAGCGCGAGGAGCTGGACATCGACGACTCGCTCGCGCGGATCATGAACAACGTGCTGGTCGAGCGGCGCGTCGAGGACGACCACGTCGAACTCGTCGTCGAGAACCACTCCTCGACGGGCGAGAGCCCGGAGCTCACCGAGATCGTCTCGGCCGAACCGACGGCGGTCTCGGACGGCGCGCGCGTCGTCGAGATGGACGGCGAGTGGTTCATCAAGTGGTCGCCCGAAGTGAGCGGCAACGACGAGGCCACGCTCGAATACGACCTCGCCGACGCCGACGCCGCCTTCGACCTCGACGTGACCGGTATCGAAGCCGAGAAACTCACCGTCAACGCCTAA
- a CDS encoding DUF4145 domain-containing protein: protein MPDFVNRYYQEALRCISAEAPSGAATLFRKTIHAIAIHYDIAEVDDNMSIYKMLQKLKDEGEINEKLRKSLNGVKDLGNDGAHINENEPDMEQAVRLKGMIDSVLSATVIADQQLEATREDHPNEYTDDSSDK, encoded by the coding sequence GTGCCTGACTTCGTGAACAGATACTATCAAGAAGCACTACGGTGCATCTCCGCCGAAGCACCGAGTGGAGCCGCGACTCTTTTCAGGAAAACTATTCACGCAATCGCAATCCACTACGACATCGCTGAAGTCGATGATAACATGAGTATCTACAAGATGCTCCAAAAGTTGAAGGACGAAGGCGAGATCAACGAGAAACTCCGTAAGTCGCTCAACGGTGTGAAAGATCTGGGGAACGACGGTGCTCACATCAACGAGAACGAGCCAGATATGGAGCAGGCAGTCAGGTTGAAAGGAATGATCGATTCGGTGCTATCAGCGACTGTAATCGCTGACCAGCAATTGGAAGCCACCCGGGAAGACCACCCCAATGAGTACACGGATGATAGCAGCGACAAGTGA
- a CDS encoding DNA topoisomerase IV subunit A gives MSTDTPDIDASARERLIDLAAEFYDQFAAGEVPEMRLPTRTKSNIEYDEDSNVWVYGDRESTRSANSVRGARKLLKAIYTIDFLAEQLDEDRSSTLRELYYLSESWGEKEAQFSDQDESNQLIEDLEIVSHVTREDFHMRPEESGAKLMGPLRIREQTNRGDREIHCQDDVGQGGYQIPNNPDTIEFLDHDTDFVLCVETGGMRDRLVENGFDEDFSTLVVHLGGQPARATRRIIKRLHDELDLPVVVFTDGDPWSYRIYGSVAYGSIKSAHLSEYLATPEARFIGIQPADIVEYDLPTDPLSDSDINALESELTDPRFQTDYWREQIELQLDIGKKAEQQSLAARGLDFVTDTYLPERLTAMGVL, from the coding sequence ATGAGCACCGACACACCCGACATCGACGCCTCGGCGCGCGAGCGGCTCATCGACCTCGCCGCCGAGTTCTACGACCAGTTCGCCGCGGGGGAGGTCCCCGAGATGCGGCTCCCGACGCGGACGAAATCCAACATCGAGTACGACGAGGACTCGAACGTCTGGGTCTACGGCGACCGCGAGAGCACGCGAAGCGCGAACTCCGTTCGCGGCGCGCGCAAGCTCCTCAAGGCCATCTACACGATCGACTTCCTCGCCGAGCAGCTCGACGAGGACCGTTCGTCCACCCTGCGTGAACTCTACTACCTCTCGGAGAGCTGGGGCGAGAAGGAGGCCCAGTTTTCCGACCAGGACGAGTCGAACCAGCTGATCGAGGACCTCGAGATCGTCTCCCACGTCACCCGCGAGGACTTCCACATGCGTCCGGAGGAGTCCGGCGCGAAGCTCATGGGCCCGCTCCGCATCCGCGAGCAGACGAACCGCGGCGACCGCGAGATCCACTGCCAGGACGACGTCGGCCAGGGCGGCTATCAGATCCCGAACAACCCCGACACGATCGAGTTCCTCGACCACGACACCGACTTCGTCCTCTGTGTCGAGACCGGCGGGATGCGCGACCGACTGGTCGAGAACGGCTTCGACGAGGACTTCAGCACCCTCGTGGTCCACCTCGGCGGCCAGCCCGCGCGTGCGACCCGGCGGATCATCAAACGGCTCCACGACGAACTCGATCTCCCAGTAGTAGTCTTCACCGACGGCGACCCGTGGTCCTACCGGATCTACGGCTCGGTGGCCTACGGCTCCATCAAGTCCGCCCACCTCTCCGAGTACCTCGCCACGCCCGAGGCGCGCTTCATCGGGATCCAGCCCGCGGACATCGTGGAGTACGACCTGCCGACCGACCCCCTCAGCGACTCGGACATCAACGCGCTCGAGAGCGAACTCACCGACCCGCGATTCCAGACCGACTACTGGCGCGAACAGATCGAACTCCAGCTCGACATCGGCAAGAAGGCCGAACAGCAGTCGCTGGCCGCGCGTGGCCTCGATTTCGTCACGGACACCTATCTCCCCGAACGGCTGACCGCGATGGGCGTCCTGTAG
- a CDS encoding 2-oxoacid:ferredoxin oxidoreductase subunit beta has translation MSSDVRFTDFKSDKQPTWCPGCGDFGTMNGMMKALANTGNDPDNTFVVAGIGCSGKIGTYMHSYALHGVHGRALPVGIGVKSANPDLEVMVSGGDGDGYSIGAGHFVHAVRRNMDMTYVVMDNRIYGLTKGQFSPTSREDFETATSPDGPKQEPVNPKALAMAAGGSFVAQSFSSDAQRHAELVQQAIEHDGFGYVNVYSPCVTFNDVDTYDYFRDTIVDLDETDHDSNDRDAALEKISDDDTEYMGVLYQDDESVPYNERHDLDSNMADIPDGAPEDATDLVREFY, from the coding sequence ATGAGCTCAGACGTTAGATTCACGGATTTCAAATCCGACAAGCAGCCGACGTGGTGTCCCGGATGCGGCGACTTCGGGACGATGAACGGCATGATGAAAGCCCTCGCGAACACCGGCAACGACCCCGACAACACCTTCGTGGTCGCCGGTATCGGCTGTTCGGGCAAGATTGGCACCTACATGCACAGCTACGCGCTCCACGGTGTCCACGGCCGTGCCCTGCCGGTGGGCATCGGCGTCAAGAGCGCGAACCCCGACCTCGAAGTCATGGTCTCGGGCGGCGACGGCGACGGCTACTCCATCGGCGCGGGCCACTTCGTCCACGCGGTTCGCCGCAACATGGACATGACCTACGTCGTGATGGACAACCGGATCTACGGCCTCACGAAGGGCCAGTTCTCGCCGACCAGCCGCGAGGACTTCGAGACGGCGACCTCGCCCGACGGGCCGAAACAGGAGCCGGTCAACCCGAAGGCGCTCGCGATGGCCGCCGGCGGGAGCTTCGTCGCCCAGTCGTTCTCCTCGGACGCCCAGCGCCACGCCGAACTCGTCCAGCAGGCGATCGAACACGACGGCTTCGGCTACGTCAACGTCTACAGCCCGTGCGTGACGTTCAACGACGTCGACACCTACGACTACTTCCGGGACACGATCGTCGACCTCGACGAGACCGACCACGACTCGAACGACAGGGACGCGGCCCTGGAGAAGATCAGCGACGACGACACCGAGTACATGGGCGTGCTCTACCAGGACGACGAGTCGGTGCCCTACAACGAGCGCCACGACCTCGACTCCAACATGGCCGACATCCCCGACGGCGCACCCGAGGACGCGACGGACCTCGTTCGCGAGTTCTACTAG